In one Achromobacter spanius genomic region, the following are encoded:
- the tssA gene encoding type VI secretion system protein TssA: protein MLFDRDVGQHPIQADHPAGVSPRDGEAFAALKAHIDQLTDIHASTAVDWTSVVALANGILQQEGKDLAVGAWLAAGLLETSGLTGLGNGIRVLRDLVTTYWDDMSPPATRMRGRRNQIQWLLDHLNERLQAGRDSYAAMPAAAHAAMLEDWEALDSEWQRHDDEAPAFYGLRSALRNLPVEAPPQPAPAIDAAPQETPGVVPANAPDIAPAQPATNRSVAPPPASIATPPAAGADPGAAADAALTGLRPLVDWYLQTQPTLPLLFRLNRVCAWATLEQAPPVQGGVTLLMPPPLQIVSSFEQIAQTGEPQAVVQFAESHLTTHRYWLDLNRASHAALTRLGAADAAACVGFETGRLIARLPQLASMKFNDGQPFADAQTLAWLESFTRGGEGASAGHDDADDLQSISTAAEADAAAGRLDDALDRLQDAARRTEGLRKRFRLRLAQCSLLHRFDGRADIRALMAP from the coding sequence GTGCTTTTTGACCGTGACGTGGGGCAACACCCCATCCAGGCCGACCATCCCGCCGGCGTCAGCCCGCGCGACGGCGAGGCTTTCGCGGCATTGAAAGCACACATTGACCAACTCACCGACATCCACGCAAGCACGGCCGTGGACTGGACATCGGTGGTGGCGTTGGCCAACGGCATCCTTCAGCAGGAAGGCAAGGATCTGGCCGTGGGCGCCTGGCTGGCCGCCGGCCTGCTCGAGACGTCAGGCCTGACGGGCCTGGGCAACGGCATCCGTGTCTTGCGCGACCTGGTCACGACCTACTGGGACGATATGTCGCCCCCCGCCACGCGCATGCGCGGCCGGCGCAATCAAATCCAGTGGCTGCTGGATCACTTGAATGAACGCCTGCAGGCGGGACGCGACAGCTACGCCGCCATGCCGGCCGCCGCGCACGCGGCCATGCTTGAGGATTGGGAAGCGCTCGACAGCGAATGGCAGCGCCACGATGACGAAGCCCCCGCCTTCTATGGCCTGCGTTCCGCGCTGCGGAATTTACCCGTCGAAGCGCCCCCGCAACCCGCACCCGCCATTGACGCCGCGCCGCAGGAGACCCCCGGGGTCGTTCCCGCGAACGCGCCCGACATCGCGCCCGCCCAGCCCGCGACCAACCGATCGGTTGCGCCGCCGCCCGCCAGCATCGCGACGCCTCCTGCCGCGGGCGCCGACCCGGGGGCTGCCGCCGACGCGGCGCTGACAGGCCTGCGCCCGCTGGTCGACTGGTATCTGCAGACACAGCCCACGCTGCCCTTGTTGTTCCGCCTGAATCGCGTCTGCGCCTGGGCCACGCTGGAACAGGCGCCCCCCGTGCAAGGCGGCGTCACCTTGCTGATGCCGCCGCCCTTGCAGATCGTGAGCAGCTTCGAGCAGATCGCGCAGACAGGCGAACCGCAGGCCGTCGTGCAGTTTGCGGAGTCGCACCTGACCACGCATCGCTACTGGCTGGACCTGAACCGCGCAAGCCATGCCGCGCTGACCCGTTTGGGCGCCGCCGATGCCGCGGCCTGCGTCGGCTTCGAGACCGGCCGCCTGATCGCCCGCCTGCCCCAACTGGCCAGCATGAAATTCAACGATGGTCAGCCTTTCGCCGATGCCCAGACGCTTGCCTGGCTGGAGAGCTTTACCCGCGGCGGCGAAGGCGCGTCTGCCGGCCACGACGATGCCGACGACCTGCAATCGATCTCCACGGCGGCCGAGGCCGATGCGGCCGCTGGACGCCTGGACGACGCCCTGGACCGCCTGCAGGACGCGGCGCGGCGCACGGAAGGGCTGCGCAAACGCTTTCGCCTGCGGCTGGCCCAGTGCTCGCTGCTGCACCGTTTTGACGGCCGCGCGGATATTCGCGCCTTGATGGCCCCCTGA
- the tssB gene encoding type VI secretion system contractile sheath small subunit, which translates to MANEGSVAPKERVNIVYKPATGDAQEQVELPLKQLVLGDFTLQETETPLDERKPIQVDKDNFNDVLKAQGLNLTLSVPNRLAEGESDEAIPVSLKFENLRDFEPDALVGQVPELRQLIELREALKALKGPLGNLPEFRKKLQALIQDEGARERLLGELGVQESDAESGKAKE; encoded by the coding sequence ATGGCCAATGAAGGATCAGTAGCCCCCAAGGAACGCGTCAATATTGTCTACAAGCCGGCCACCGGCGACGCACAGGAACAAGTCGAACTGCCGCTCAAGCAATTGGTGCTGGGCGACTTCACCTTGCAGGAAACCGAAACCCCGCTGGACGAGCGCAAGCCCATCCAGGTAGACAAGGACAACTTCAACGATGTGCTCAAGGCGCAGGGGCTGAACCTGACGCTGTCGGTGCCGAACCGGCTTGCCGAAGGTGAATCCGACGAGGCGATTCCCGTGTCGCTCAAGTTCGAGAACCTGCGCGACTTCGAGCCCGATGCGCTGGTGGGCCAGGTGCCCGAACTGCGCCAGTTGATCGAACTGCGCGAAGCCCTGAAGGCGTTGAAGGGTCCGCTGGGCAATCTGCCCGAATTCCGCAAGAAATTGCAGGCATTGATCCAGGACGAAGGAGCCCGCGAACGGCTTCTGGGCGAACTGGGCGTACAGGAATCCGACGCTGAGTCGGGCAAGGCCAAGGAGTAA